The proteins below are encoded in one region of Tolumonas auensis DSM 9187:
- the atpH gene encoding F0F1 ATP synthase subunit delta produces the protein MSEVTTIARPYAKAAFDFAVEQKAVDSWLSMLLFAAEVSKDDTVQQVIHSSMAPEQLAQLFNQICGEQLNEQGQNLIRVMAENGRLSVLPAVVAEFSALKAELDKELEAQITSAAALSEAEKVKIQKSLEARYQRTVRLNCQLDPSLMAGLVIKIGDDIIDASVRSKLNRLAEALQS, from the coding sequence ATGTCTGAAGTGACAACCATTGCGCGCCCCTACGCCAAAGCCGCGTTCGATTTTGCCGTTGAACAGAAAGCGGTGGATAGCTGGTTATCGATGTTGCTCTTTGCGGCCGAAGTGTCGAAAGACGATACCGTACAACAGGTGATCCACAGCTCTATGGCGCCAGAACAACTGGCGCAGTTGTTTAACCAGATTTGTGGTGAACAACTGAACGAGCAAGGCCAGAACCTGATCCGGGTCATGGCTGAAAACGGACGTTTGAGTGTACTGCCTGCGGTCGTTGCTGAGTTTTCGGCACTGAAAGCAGAACTGGACAAAGAACTGGAAGCGCAGATCACCTCTGCGGCAGCGTTATCTGAAGCGGAAAAAGTGAAAATCCAGAAATCTCTGGAAGCACGTTATCAGCGCACAGTACGTCTGAATTGTCAGCTGGATCCATCGTTGATGGCCGGTCTGGTGATCAAGATCGGTGATGACATCATCGATGCCAGCGTTCGCAGTAAACTCAACCGCTTGGCGGAAGCATTGCAATCTTGA
- the atpG gene encoding F0F1 ATP synthase subunit gamma, with protein sequence MAGAKEIRNKIASVKNTQKITGAMEMVAASKMRKAQERMAYSRPYAVTMRKVIGHIALGNLEYKHSYLIEREVKRVGYIIVSTDRGLCGGLNINLFKSALVSMKEWKEQGVEVSTALIGSKAANFFERFGGKALAQVSGMGDAPSIGDLIGSVKVMLQAYDNGEIDRLYLVYNKFVNTMVQTPTVDQMLPLPKADDQALAKRHWDYLYEPDPKHLLNELLIRYVESQVYQGVVENLASEQAARMVAMKAATDNAGDLIGDLQLVYNKARQASITQELTEIVSGASAV encoded by the coding sequence ATGGCCGGCGCAAAAGAGATACGCAATAAAATCGCCAGTGTGAAGAACACGCAAAAGATCACCGGTGCCATGGAGATGGTGGCAGCCAGCAAAATGCGCAAAGCGCAGGAACGCATGGCCTATAGCCGTCCCTATGCCGTGACCATGCGCAAGGTGATCGGTCATATCGCGTTGGGTAACCTGGAGTATAAACACTCCTACCTGATTGAACGTGAAGTGAAGCGGGTGGGTTACATCATCGTATCGACTGATCGTGGTCTGTGTGGTGGTCTGAACATTAACCTGTTCAAATCAGCGCTGGTATCGATGAAAGAATGGAAGGAGCAGGGCGTAGAAGTTTCTACTGCGCTGATTGGCTCAAAAGCGGCCAACTTCTTCGAACGCTTTGGTGGCAAAGCACTGGCACAGGTTTCCGGGATGGGTGATGCGCCAAGCATCGGCGATCTGATCGGTTCTGTAAAAGTGATGCTGCAAGCTTACGACAACGGCGAGATCGATCGTCTGTATCTGGTGTACAACAAGTTTGTAAACACCATGGTGCAGACACCTACAGTCGATCAGATGCTGCCTTTGCCGAAGGCTGATGACCAGGCGCTGGCAAAACGCCACTGGGATTATCTGTATGAACCGGATCCCAAACATCTGTTGAATGAACTGCTGATCCGTTATGTCGAATCACAGGTTTATCAGGGTGTGGTGGAGAATTTAGCCAGTGAGCAGGCAGCCCGTATGGTGGCAATGAAAGCGGCTACCGATAACGCCGGCGATCTGATTGGTGATTTGCAACTGGTGTATAACAAGGCGCGTCAGGCGTCGATTACCCAGGAACTCACCGAGATCGTTAGCGGTGCATCGGCAGTTTAA
- the atpD gene encoding F0F1 ATP synthase subunit beta: MSNGIIVQVIGAVVDVQFPQDAVPKVYDALKIVSEGQSKGLVMEVQQQIGGGVVRCIAMGTSDGLRRGAEVSNTGEAIKVPVGMKTLGRIMNVLGEPVDEQGPIGAEDNWVIHREAPSYEDQSSATELLETGIKVIDLICPFAKGGKVGLFGGAGVGKTVNMMELINNIAKAHSGLSVFAGVGERTREGNDFYYEMKESNVLDKVAMVYGQMNEPPGNRLRVALTGLTMAEKFRDEGRDVLLFIDNIYRYTLAGTEVSALLGRMPSAVGYQPTLAEEMGVLQERITSTKTGSITSIQAVYVPADDLTDPSPATTFAHLDSTVTLSRQIAALGIYPAVDPLDSTSRQLDPLVVGQEHYETARGVQTVLQRYKELKDIIAILGMDELSEDDKLVVARARKIERFLSQPFNVAEVFTGSPGKYVTLKETIRGFKGILDGEYDDLPEQAFYMVGSIDEVVEKAKKL; this comes from the coding sequence ATGAGTAACGGTATCATTGTTCAAGTCATCGGTGCGGTTGTAGACGTACAGTTTCCGCAAGATGCGGTTCCAAAGGTTTATGACGCGCTGAAGATTGTGAGCGAAGGCCAGTCCAAAGGGCTGGTTATGGAAGTGCAACAACAAATCGGTGGTGGTGTTGTTCGTTGTATCGCGATGGGGACTTCTGATGGTCTGCGTCGTGGTGCCGAAGTATCTAACACCGGTGAAGCGATCAAAGTACCGGTTGGTATGAAGACGCTGGGTCGTATCATGAACGTTCTGGGCGAGCCTGTGGACGAACAAGGCCCAATCGGTGCAGAAGACAACTGGGTTATTCATCGTGAAGCGCCAAGCTACGAAGATCAGTCCAGTGCCACTGAACTGCTGGAAACAGGCATCAAGGTTATCGACCTGATCTGCCCGTTTGCCAAAGGCGGTAAAGTCGGTCTGTTCGGTGGTGCCGGTGTAGGCAAAACCGTAAACATGATGGAATTGATCAACAACATCGCGAAAGCGCACTCCGGTCTGTCTGTATTCGCCGGTGTGGGTGAACGTACCCGTGAGGGTAATGACTTCTATTATGAAATGAAGGAGTCTAACGTTCTCGACAAAGTAGCGATGGTGTATGGCCAGATGAACGAGCCACCAGGAAACCGTCTGCGTGTAGCTCTGACTGGTCTGACCATGGCGGAAAAATTCCGTGATGAAGGCCGTGACGTTCTGTTGTTCATCGACAACATCTATCGTTACACCCTGGCCGGTACTGAAGTATCAGCTCTGCTGGGTCGTATGCCATCTGCGGTAGGTTATCAGCCAACACTGGCGGAAGAGATGGGTGTTCTGCAAGAACGTATCACCTCTACCAAGACGGGTTCTATCACGTCAATCCAGGCGGTATACGTACCTGCGGATGACTTGACTGACCCGTCACCAGCGACCACGTTTGCGCATCTGGACTCAACCGTAACATTGAGCCGTCAGATCGCAGCGTTGGGTATTTACCCGGCGGTTGACCCACTGGATTCTACTTCTCGTCAGCTGGATCCGCTGGTGGTTGGTCAGGAACACTACGAAACCGCGCGTGGCGTACAGACAGTTCTGCAGCGTTATAAAGAACTGAAAGACATCATCGCCATCCTGGGTATGGATGAATTGTCAGAAGATGACAAGCTGGTGGTAGCGCGTGCACGTAAGATCGAACGTTTCCTGTCACAGCCATTTAACGTTGCGGAAGTATTCACCGGTTCACCAGGTAAATACGTGACTCTGAAAGAGACGATCCGTGGCTTTAAAGGCATTCTGGACGGCGAATACGACGATCTGCCAGAACAGGCGTTCTACATGGTTGGCTCCATCGACGAAGTGGTCGAGAAAGCTAAGAAACTGTAA
- the atpA gene encoding F0F1 ATP synthase subunit alpha — MQLNSTEIAELIKKRIAQFNVVTEARNEGTIVSVSDGIIRIHGLADVMQGEMIELPGNSYGLALNLERDSVGAIVMGPYTDLAEGQKVTGTGRILEVPVGRGLLGRVVNTLGQPIDGKGPIENDGFAPVEVIAPGVIERQSVSQPVQTGYKAVDAMIPIGRGQRELIIGDRQTGKTALAIDAIINQKDSGIKCVYVAIGQKASTIANVVRKLEEHGALANTIVVVASASESASLQYLAPYSGCTMGEYFRDRGEDALIIYDDLSKHAVAYRQISLLLRRPPGREAYPGDVFYLHSRLLERASRVNTDYVEAFTKGAVKGQTGSLTALPIIETQAGDVSAFVPTNVISITDGQIFLTTQLFNAGIRPAVDPGISVSRVGGAAQTKIIKKLSGGIRTALAQYRELAAFAQFSSDLDDATRKQLNHGQKVTELMKQKQYAPMSVAQQALVLFAAERGYLEDVELNKIGDFEAALLSYANNEHADLMAEINAKADYNDDIVARLSALIDSFKATHTW; from the coding sequence ATGCAACTCAACTCCACTGAAATTGCCGAGCTGATTAAAAAGCGTATCGCGCAATTCAACGTCGTGACCGAGGCCCGCAATGAAGGGACTATCGTATCGGTCAGCGACGGTATTATTCGTATTCATGGCCTTGCTGATGTCATGCAAGGTGAAATGATCGAACTGCCTGGCAACAGCTATGGTCTGGCTCTGAACCTGGAGCGTGACTCTGTTGGTGCTATCGTCATGGGCCCGTACACTGATCTGGCTGAAGGCCAGAAAGTAACGGGTACCGGTCGTATTCTGGAAGTGCCGGTTGGTCGTGGTCTGCTGGGCCGTGTGGTTAACACACTGGGTCAGCCTATTGATGGTAAAGGCCCTATCGAAAACGATGGCTTTGCTCCGGTAGAAGTGATTGCACCAGGCGTAATCGAACGTCAATCTGTTTCTCAGCCAGTACAAACTGGTTATAAAGCAGTTGATGCAATGATCCCAATCGGCCGTGGCCAGCGTGAGCTGATCATCGGTGACCGTCAGACCGGTAAAACCGCGCTGGCGATCGACGCGATCATCAACCAGAAAGATTCCGGCATCAAATGTGTGTACGTGGCTATCGGCCAGAAAGCGTCAACCATCGCTAACGTGGTGCGCAAACTGGAAGAGCACGGTGCACTGGCTAACACCATCGTGGTGGTGGCATCTGCTTCTGAATCAGCTTCTCTGCAATATCTGGCGCCTTACTCTGGTTGTACCATGGGTGAGTATTTCCGTGACCGCGGTGAAGATGCACTGATTATTTATGACGATCTGTCCAAGCACGCTGTGGCTTACCGTCAGATCTCTCTGCTGCTGCGTCGTCCGCCAGGACGTGAAGCTTACCCAGGCGACGTGTTCTATTTACACTCCCGTCTGCTGGAACGTGCTTCCCGCGTTAACACAGATTATGTGGAAGCGTTCACCAAAGGCGCGGTAAAAGGCCAGACTGGTTCTCTGACGGCACTGCCAATCATTGAAACTCAGGCCGGTGACGTGTCTGCATTCGTTCCGACCAACGTAATTTCGATTACTGACGGTCAGATCTTCCTGACCACTCAACTGTTCAACGCCGGTATTCGTCCTGCGGTTGACCCGGGTATTTCGGTATCCCGTGTGGGTGGTGCTGCTCAGACCAAGATCATCAAGAAACTGTCCGGTGGTATCCGTACCGCACTGGCACAGTATCGTGAACTGGCGGCGTTCGCACAGTTCTCTTCTGATCTGGACGATGCAACCCGTAAACAGCTGAACCATGGTCAGAAAGTGACTGAGCTGATGAAGCAGAAACAGTACGCACCGATGAGTGTGGCCCAGCAAGCGCTGGTACTGTTCGCTGCTGAGCGTGGCTATCTGGAAGATGTCGAACTGAACAAGATCGGCGACTTTGAAGCAGCGCTGCTCTCTTATGCCAACAATGAGCATGCTGATCTGATGGCTGAAATTAATGCAAAAGCAGATTACAACGATGACATCGTTGCGCGTCTGTCTGCATTGATCGATAGCTTCAAAGCGACTCATACCTGGTAA
- the atpF gene encoding F0F1 ATP synthase subunit B, whose product MNINATILGQTIAFIIFVWFCMKFVWPPLMAAIEKRQKEIADGMASADRAKKDLDLAQNKAMEQIKEAKQQAAEIIEQANKRRAQVIDEANQDAMAEREKILNQARAEIEAERNRAKEELRKHVAALAVAGAEKILERQLDSAANSAIVDKLVAEL is encoded by the coding sequence GTGAATATCAATGCAACCATCCTCGGCCAGACGATTGCTTTCATTATTTTTGTCTGGTTCTGCATGAAGTTCGTGTGGCCGCCTTTGATGGCTGCCATCGAAAAACGTCAGAAAGAAATTGCTGACGGTATGGCTTCAGCAGACCGTGCGAAAAAAGACCTGGACCTGGCACAAAACAAAGCCATGGAACAGATCAAGGAAGCAAAACAGCAAGCCGCTGAGATTATCGAGCAGGCGAACAAACGCCGTGCCCAAGTTATTGATGAAGCCAATCAGGACGCGATGGCGGAACGGGAAAAAATCCTGAACCAGGCCAGAGCGGAAATTGAGGCTGAACGCAACCGTGCGAAAGAAGAACTCCGTAAACATGTTGCTGCTCTGGCAGTGGCGGGTGCGGAAAAAATTCTGGAGCGTCAGCTGGACAGTGCCGCGAACAGCGCCATTGTTGACAAGCTGGTTGCTGAACTCTAA
- the atpE gene encoding F0F1 ATP synthase subunit C produces the protein MEMLFIAAGLMMGLAAIGAAIGIGVLGGKFLEGAARQPDLLPLLRTQFFIVMGLVDAIPMIAVGLGMYVMFAVAK, from the coding sequence ATGGAGATGTTATTCATCGCTGCGGGTCTGATGATGGGTCTGGCTGCTATCGGTGCTGCTATCGGTATCGGCGTATTGGGTGGTAAATTCCTGGAAGGTGCTGCACGTCAGCCTGACCTGCTGCCTCTGCTGCGTACCCAATTCTTTATCGTAATGGGTCTGGTAGATGCTATCCCGATGATCGCAGTTGGTCTGGGTATGTATGTTATGTTCGCGGTTGCGAAGTAA